Below is a genomic region from Pseudochaenichthys georgianus chromosome 13, fPseGeo1.2, whole genome shotgun sequence.
ctctctctgaccctcgcagtgaacagacgctccggtctctctctctgaccctcgcagtgagcagatgctccggtctctctctgaccctcgcagtgagcagaggctccggtctctctctgaccctcgcagtgagcagaggctccggtctctctctctctcgaccctcgcagtgagtagacgttccggtctctctctctcgaccctcgcagtgagcagaggctccggtctctctctcgacccccgcagtgagcagaggctccggtctctctctctcgaccctcgcagtgagtagacgttccggtctctctctctcgaccctcgcagtgagcagaggctccggtctctctctctctcgaccctcgcagtgagcagacgctccggtctctctctcgaccctcgcagtgagcagaggctccggtctctctctgaccctcgcagtgagcagacgctcctgtctctctctctcgaccctcgcagtgagcagacgctccggtctctctctcgaccctcgcagtgagcaggcgctccggtctctctctctcgaccctcgcagtgagcagacgctccggtctctctctctcgaccctcgcagtgagcagaggctccggtctctctctctctcgaccctcgcagtgagcagacgctccggtctctctctctcgaccctcgcagcgagcagacgctccggtctctctcgctctgaccctcgcagtgagtagacgttcctgtctctctctctctgaccctcgcagtgagcagaagctccggtctctctctctgacccttgcagtgaacagacgctccggtctctctctctgaccctcgcagtgagcagatgctccggtctctctctgaccctcgcagtgagcagatgctccggtctctctctctgaccctcgcagtgagcagacgctccggtctatctctctgaccctcgcagtgagtagacgctccggtctctctctctgaccctcgcagtgagcagatgctccggtctctctctctgaccctcgcagtgagcagaggctccggtctctccctctctgaccctcgcagcgagcagacactccggtctctctctctctgaccctcgcagtgagcagatgctccggtctctctcactccgactctcgccgtgagcagacgctccggtctctctctcagaaaaataaataaataatacaaataataaaataaacttcgCTAGCCAAGCCGCCGGCCGCatcagatgaccattacatgtatgtatgatctgtacgtgcagtgtatttgtaaagcactttgagagtcgttgataaagcgctataataaatataaggattattattattatttattatcaacccGCTCAACCAGGGAACATACCGGGGTGCTCCAGACTCCCGAGCGTTACTGCAGCATCTTCGCAGCACGCGCATCCCTCCCTTGCCAATTATGCGGAGCCCCCTGCCCACCCAGCCTTAGCATGCTTAGGCTCAGGGCCTACAACCTCCATTGAGTTTCTAGGCATCACCCTGGACTCAATGTCTTTCCGGGCTTCTCTATCCTCAGAGAAAGTACAGCGCATCACTCTCCTCTTGTCAAACTACTTACAGGCAGACAGATGCACGAAACGGCAGCCGTTAGCCCTCCACGGCAAACGACTCTCATATTCACACTCCGGAATAAAACGGATCAGCTGGGAATTTCTTTCCCCATCCACATCTTCCGCCTGAACTCGTATCCCAGCCATACGAGCCACTAACCAAATACTTCAGCGCAAGATACGATGCATACGCAACGCCTCAACACCCACTCTCTCTCACCGAAACAGGGAAAACGGCCACACGTTTCTGGTTCCAGAAACACTTCCACAAACGTGTCGCTCACTTTGGGGATATGCTCAGAATATTATTCGAGCCATTCCTCCCGCATTGGCGCAGCGTCCACAGCAGCTAGACCGGGCATCCGTATACAACCATCCAGGCCCTCGGCCGCTCGTCATCCCAAGCGTATCACACTTACATCCACAACAATCTTAATGATCTCAGACACGCACACGCTTAAGTCAGCTGCTTTAATCCGACTCTTttgggggcccgtaatcagcccacgcagatcatgccggagacggaacccccactctgagtctcccactgcacggaccacagctcgtcctcccagatcatctcttcacccccctcatatcattcacatgttacttcaataaacttacaaacatcaccttgttgtggcgtggttcctgctagtgaaataacatttctgtgaactgatgtttgttttgtgagcttattagaggatgttcccttaAAGATAGAAACATATCAATGAAAATGTCAAACTTAGTAtatgtgttaataattacatacaatacgtggaatttgtgtttttgtgtgtttccaattgaatctgcggccccctggtggccagtacatacattatttggccaccaccatcatcaaagttgcccatccctcaTCTAACACAATTAAATGTTTAAACCGCTACCTTACTATATATTTTCCAGTTGGTTTGTGTTGTCACTTTTTGAGCCCACACACAATCAGATATGACATAATCACACTAGTTTCTTTtgactttattatttcatttcatataGCCCGCTTTTTATGAGATCAGGTTTAACCTATTGAGACCTGAGAACCAGAAACACTCGAGGCCTGCCAGGCAAGCACAATTCAACATCAATAATATAGTAATAGTAATACGGGAACAATTAattttgtaacttttttgtgGGTTTTTGGTACATACACATGTTCACATCAATATAAAGTTTTTCCAAGATGATCGGGGTCCTCACTTGAGTCCTTTTATTTATTAAACACAGTGAAAGCATATTGTGTTAGGTGATTTTGCCTTTCCACACACTTCTTTGAACTATTATATCTTTATAGACGTATTACCACTGGTACgaattgtattattttttttacattttcatttatataTCTGATTTGGTTTAATGGCACTGAATTTCCCCAGTTCAAACAATTTAGCTGATTCTTAGTTTTGTAATAATCTGCTTTACTTAACATGAAGGGGAACAAAAAGGTTGATGCTATGATTTATGATTTAAGACAGTCATACAGTAATGAGGGACTCTTGATACTCAGTATGATGTTGTCTTCTTTTGAGGGGACAAGATCCAATGTTTTGGAGCGCTTAGAAGAAGGAGTTAAGAATTCAGatataaaaaacattacaaaatgATTTATAATATAGAATCTTTTAGATGTTTCTCGATTCAGTGTTAAATAGACACATTTCTTGAATTACCTGTAGCAGAGCCTTACTTTACTGTAAGATGTATTACGCAACAGAATGATAAATCATGCAACAATTGTGATTCTTCCAGATGCAAAAGTAGTTTGGACTGGCATAGTGAGtaaaacattatatatatatatatatatatatatatacacggtACTACTTCTATTGAATAAACACACAACTACACGTCATAATCGGTGGTAGAATTGCTCTTGGCAACCTTATCTGCATccttttctgttttcttcttttttcccTAACCCTCTCAATTTGCATATAAAACAATCCTGACTATATATTGGGTTCTCATCTAACTTCAGTCAAAATGGGCTACTATGAAAATGAATTAAATGTTTGGAACAAAATGAAATACAGTATGTTTCAGAATATTTGGATTTAATGGatcacacatttaacatcaacaCATCTGAATGTTTCGTTTCCCCGTCTCATCAACCTCAGCTGTGTCCTAGCAACCTACCATATATAGGGCATATAGCATGCACGTGATACTGACGCACATAAAACAAATGATAAGTGAGCcttaaattaatacattttaaaccatAGTGTGACTCACAAAAATACCTGATTAATTAAGAGTTCAATCtagtttatattattattaagccTAACATTCAGACAATAATAACTAAATGAAAATGGCTCTAACATTAGGAGTGCATGAGTAAACAGAAATGTAACCATCTTGATATAGCAAACATAATTTAAACAGCAATCAAATGTGAGGAAGATAAAAGCAAGCAAAGAGCAGGCAAAATCTCATACATTTTTACAAAATACTTTAAATAAAATTGCAATGTATGCCAAATTAAGTATTGAGTGTCAGACTGTGTGTAGTTTAAGACTAGTATCCCTTTTTTTAACCACACAGCGTTGTAATTATACAGAACAAAGTGCTGTTCCACCAATAGAAACACATTGGGAAAGATCAcaataaaaagtattttttacAAACCTTTAACAAGTGACATATTTATATGATTGCAGTAGGAAAAGTTACATCAGTTGCATCTTGGCCCCATCACAGATTGATTAAACTAAATATCTTTCCCTCCTGCACAAAACAATTGTTGTTGTGTATTGAGGAACAATTTGACAAGTTAATGCACTTCCGATCCAGATTTAAACTTCTTGTACTACAACACATCAGCATTTCTATGTCCACAACCAACAAAACTGTTAAAAGTGATTTCAGTTTGTGTTCAAGTTCATCCACTGATGAATGTTGTTTGCCCCAACTGAGAGACTACCAGAAAAACACAGTATTGTGAATGTGTTTGCACTTTAAAAGACAAATATCCTCATTACCATCACTCAGGTGCCTGTGAGTGTGACCCTTGACCCGAGCTACTCAGTGAGCAGCAGATCAGAGTGGATACACTGAGCAGCTTCCTTGTTCTCTCAGTGGAGAACTGAGTGTCGCTCGCTCAGTGTCGCTCCTCTGAAAATAAAAAGgtttgaaaaacaaaaaataaagcaCCTTGTGTAAAGATTCAGGTAAATAgtctatttttctttttcataACTTGCAGAAGAGTGTTTCGTATTTCACTTGTATACAGCCCATAAACAATTGGATTCAAAAGTGGAGGTACAAGAAATATTAGCATGCCCATTATCTTTTGCAAGTCGGCTGAGACATTTTTGAACCTATGAGATAAAATTGTGAATGTCCCTACAAtctcaaatataatcaatataAGCAACTGTGCAACACAAGTGTTGACAGCTTTGGTCTTTTCCTCAGACCTCCTCGTAACACACATGCAATCAGAATCTTCACATAGGAAAAGCTGAATAGACACAGATACATGCATGACAGCTGTGTTAAACAATCCTATGATATTATTGAGTGTCGTGTTTCCACATGTGAGCTTCAGTAGAGATGGGTTATCACAGAACACATTCATAATCACAGATTTGCACCTGGGAAGCCTTGTCTGTAAGGAGAACAATGATACAATCAAGACAAAGTCAAGACCCCAAACTAGAGAGATAATACATGTCACCACTCTGGGGGTCATAATAGAACTGTAGCGTAACGGCATGCAGATGGCAGCATAACGGTCAAAAGACATTGCTGCAAGAATAAACAGAATTCCACCACCATACATGTGGAGTAAGAATAAGAATGTTGTAAAACACAGAGAGGGTAGTACACCTTATTTGTCTCAGTAACAATGTCTGAAAGTACTTTGTAGCATGGCAGTTATGCCTATCAGATCATTGAGAGGAAACTGAACAGGATAAAATACATGGGCTTGTGAAGATCTTCTTGAAAATGATCAGTGTCATCAAGGTCAGGTTGCAAAAAATTACAACAAATAAATTGCAATACCGAGAAAAAAGATGGGATATCTTCCTCCAGGTGGAATAACAAATGGGTCGAGGGTTAATGCAGAGCTGAACAAAAAAGACGTGTTCTCCATTTAATCTTCACTAGtatattaaaacaaaaactgttaTGAAATTAATCTAAAGACAACATGTCACTCTCTTAGAAGAGTGGCATGAGGGATGACAACTTCCCTGCCCATCCTTTTTTAAGTCATGCTACTGCACCATAATTTGTTGACGTCACATGCTTTTGGGATTGTCATTAGCTTTGCATAGATGAATAATATGTGGATTACTGTTAGTGAAGCAACCCTGCAAACTCCAGGTGAACAGCGAAGGCTATTAGGACGTTCCGAAACATGCAAATGTACTAAGatattcttaataataataatattaaaaaaaacacttataGCTCCACTGATTGCAAATAAGTCTGATTGTGTTGATGCCTATGACCCCACTTCTTACTTAATGTATTACTCAGTAAAAGTGATCCTGATTAGTTTATGGTCTCAACAAACAATTTCAAGTGTTATTTTAAACAGCATGATGTTCATTTGTAATGGTGGTGCTATTTATAATAAAATCAACAAAAaaagctggagctttgatggcaaacactgacggtttatttggagctaaggccggagaattcactagacatgtcacgggccacgaTCTGAACACACGGATGAGATGCCAAATCAATTCTGAAGCACCCTCCTGTAGCTCGACAACattttaactagttcagagtgtaataatcaacattcttcaatagaTAGACCAAACAGCTGAGGGACACTGAATGACATTTGTTGTCGCTTATGGCTCGGGGTCATCTACACcccgagaaggatgtgttccaggtgtcccacaacaataactatctctgaCCGAAGTTGCCTTGTTGTCATAAActggtaacaacaacaaaatgcttGGGCATCTGCGTCAGAGGGCGAAAGATGACATGCAGGGGAAATGATTCCCTGACACTGTCCTTATAGGGAGGCTAGGGATCATCGTACCAAAATGTTAGTCTATTATTGGCCCAAAATGTTATTTGTCTTTTAAATGACATAACAACTGGGCCTACTTTTCCCAATTACAAAAATGACTCATAGTATCACCGTCTCTTTGCTGCAGGACGGTAAACAAATGATTTTCACTATCACTTTACTCTGTTACATCTACAGTGTGTATGTGCCCAGTTTTGTTATCTAGATTTTGGGTTGGCAGACCCTGGTTCAGccgaataaaaaaaacacattttggccAACTGCATTAGTTAAAAAACCTGCTGCTAATATATCTGAAGTCTTTTTTTTAGTTtctattgattttaaaatgtttatagAGTATTGATAtcaacacaaataaaacatatttattccaacttttattttattaagcTTTTCAGGCAAAGCGCTACTGTAGCATATAATGTATCTATGATACAATACAAATATCCAGAGTTACATCAGCTGGATGCCCCATTACTTTAGgcaaaacaaatgtattaatGAGCCCCTTTGAGATATAATAAAATGATGTTATTAAACTGTCTCACATTGTAATTAACCCCTGGATAATTAGTAAACCTCTTGTTGATAATAAGATTCCTTGTTGTTTGCTAATGAAGCATGTTGTCTAATAAACCCAAGGGAAGCTGTCACATGGGAGGCATGTCACAATACATCTTGTAAACATTATATTCCTTAACTTTAATGCTACGAGTGTTAATatgtataacatttaaaaagaatacGTTTAAAGTGAGTTGAAGCATCACATGAAATAGTATTtgctttgtgtgtttgttttctcCATTAAACTGCCATGTTTGATAAGCAAGTCCACACTTTTCATTAATATGTCAAATGGCTCAATTAATTAAACATGTAAACCATATTCTAAAGCATTTCTTGTTCGTGTATGTGTCCCAGGAGAAAGATTCTCATTGAAACACAGCGTTGAAGTGGTCACATCAGGCCTTTGGGAATATGGACCTTGTGGATGCGGACAAAAGAGCTGTAAGGACATTAGGACCTCAGTAAAGACAAACCATCTCACCCAAGAGAATGGTCAGGATGGGCCCTTGATAATATTGATTGACCCTCTAATTATTTTCTCTGTTTTTTCTCCGGTTTGGCAGTTCAACAATTACGTGAATCATAATCATGATTATTGGGTTCAGAGATAATTTCGCCTTACAGCAAAGTGATTGGGCTTTCTTTTCAAAGTTAACACAGTCTTTTGATTCTTCAATTTCCCTACAACACACACATCGGTTATGTGAACTTTAAACTATGTTGTCCCTGAACGTATTAATACATTGtaacatgtttacaattgtaGTTTACAATGTTTGTAactgttttcttcttcttttataatgtcttataataatgatatcaAATGTTATTGATGTagccttttttttcaaaataagttTGAAATTGCTTAAAACTTTTTATGTATTATAAAAAAGCAGGAATTCACACATCCAATATAAAAATAGgtggaggttttaaagtgctttataaataaagctgtattgtattattgtatgtatTGGGAAAGGCCTCAGTCAGGGCCCAGTGTTAAAGTTAAGTTAAGCCTTTATGTTCATTCTACAAAAAATACAACGAGATTCCGAGTGCAACTCTGTCCCAGTGTGCAAAAACTCGACATACATAACACGGCAGTAGGACAGACAACATAAGCAATCATACGGAATAGTTAAAAATAGTTTTTAATTTTTAAAGTGCATTcaaagtgtgtatatatgtgtgaagATGGTTACGGTTATTGCATTAAGTGTGGTGGCCCAGGGGTGTGTTAGTGTGTATGACTGGAAAGCTGCTTGTATATGAAGACTATGTTGCTGTAGACTCAAATTAAATTTAAACGTAATAGTTCCATCGGTACAAGGTGCCTAAGAGTCTCTAACGATGAGGTCATGTTACTCAAGTTGAATATAAAAGAGATCCAGTTGGAAGCTGCTGGGCTCTGATTCCCACCTCCACAGAGAAGGTACTATCATCTGTGAGAACAGATGCTGATACAACACTGGGCCTGCTTGGCTTTGCTTAGCGTCATTGTGGTGTAACATTTAATGTCAATTTAATGTATCTAGGTCTTTACATTTGATGTACTTTATTATTAGTTTCCACTACCACAAAACACATTTTGCTAAAATGGTTATAAAGTATTTTTTGCAGGAAATGGACACTGAATCAACTCTTGAGAAAGTAAGTATTGTCTTTAAATGCATAATGTTTTTAACTTTTCTATTGAATTAACGAACGTTATGTTTGATTTGTATTAGTGATTATTAGTATTTAATGTTGTACTCACATTGCAcctcttgttttttttctttgtgtttGGGATCTAGAATCAATTGCAATGAGTAACAGAATTATGCCTAATATATAACAATGCACATTATTTCGACCTACTGTATCACTATTAAagcttctaacatgtttttctcTCTCATTTAGGTCTTtcatcaatttaaaagaatggaAAGCAACAAGACAAGTGATATCATAGAGATCCAAGGCTTTGACATATCTCCAGGGTTCATCTACCCTCTATTTTTCTACTGCTGTTTGTGTACCTAATCTTGCTCTTCTCTAACATTGGGAGTCCTAGTGCTTATCATCACTGAGAAGAGTTTGCACCAGCCCATGTACATCTCTTTTTTGTAACCTGTCTGTCAATGATCTAATAGGGAACACAGTGCTACTGCCTCAGCTGATGGCTCACATCATCTCAACAGAACGCTTCATCACCTACAACCAGTGTGTGGTCCAAGCCTTCTACAGCCACACGTTTGGATCAGCCTCACATATGATCCTGATTATTATGGCAATAGACAGATATGTGGCGATATGTCATCCTTTGAGGTACAGCTCAATCATGACTAGCAAAACTTTGATTGCACTATCAGCCAGTGCTTGGGGGGTGTCCTTGGTGCTGGTGTCGGTTTTGATAGGTCTGACAGTGAGGCTCTCCcgttgtagttcctttattcAAAATGCTTACTGTGACAACGCATCACTCTTCAAGCTTTCTTGTGAGGATGTGTCCATCAACAATATTTATGGACTCTTCTTCACTGTGCTGCTTTTTGGTTGCTCAATGGGAGGTATTGCTGTCACATACTTTAGAATAGCTGTCATTTGCTGGGtcaagaaaaacaaagagagagagagcagagcaCTTCAGACCTGTGCCAGCCACCTTGTTCTCTATCTCATCATGCTCTGGTCAGGGTTTTTAACTATCATATTGCATCgtttcccaaattacccagattTAAGGAAAATTGCTTACATTTTATTCCATGTGGTCCCTGCTAATTTAAATCCGATTATTTATGGTATGCAAACAAGGTCATTGCGTGAAAAGATTATTCAAATTCTGCAAAAAAAAGTGACTCCAACCTAATCTGTCTTCTGCACTGTGCACACTTGTATCTGGAACATAATAATATTTATACATGTATGCTTGTCTATCCTTCTGCATAAACTTATTTTGTATATCTCAGCAATCATAAACAAGGAAACATCTGTTACCAAAGTTAATGGTAACATATTTGCcccgtttgtttgtttgttcaccatgtaaagcgaccttgggtccgtTGAAAGGCACTTTACAAATATAATCTATTATTAATGTGGTTTATGGATGAATATTAATAGCAATTGGCTTTTTTTTACAACATGGGAAATTACTTTATCCTCATAAAGTGTACCGACAGTAAAATGAGCGTCGACACGGCCCCTGTGTGCTATTGCCCAGTGACAAGCTCTTTACCAACCTCTTCTGTCTTTATGCTTGTATAGCATGCACATACTAAAAGCACAATGTCCATTCTTGTCCCTAAACTGTTCATATAATAGGAATAATTAATGAGCATAACATTTGTGTCtattcatgtttttgttttcattgAGTTTCAGGTATAATAGTAATGTTTCATGTAATCTAGATATTGACAGAAATACATTGAAAATAAGATGTGAATACTGTGTGTTGGTGTATATTACAATGCCTAATactaaatacctgtacttaTACTGGTATTTGGTATCAGGCCTtccaaattacaaaaaatgttTCTTGGCCTGTTAATGCTGTAAAGACTAATTATATTTATCAACTTTTTTTAAACGGAATTTTATTCTTTCCATTTATAACAAAAAAGGCCCAAAAAGGTCATATCAGTTGTTCTGCTGTCCAGTGCATCTCAGTTAAATCGTGAACGTTTTTTCCAAATCCAAAATAGTTTAAAACACAGTTCTGATGATTAAGCATTGTATCTCCCTTTGGTTTGAGATTATAGAGTGTTGCCAGATCAGATTAAAACGTATCAATTTGAAGTACATGGTGCTGATAGGGATTAAACAGATAATCCATATAAGCTTTTTTGAGACATTGTTTTCTCCTGCTATGATTTTATGTACAGAAGCTTTCCTGG
It encodes:
- the LOC117456983 gene encoding LOW QUALITY PROTEIN: olfactory receptor 52E8-like (The sequence of the model RefSeq protein was modified relative to this genomic sequence to represent the inferred CDS: inserted 5 bases in 4 codons; deleted 2 bases in 1 codon), giving the protein MENTSFLFSSALTLDPFVIPPGGRYPIFFLGIAIYLXVIFCNLTLMTLIIFKKXLHKPMYFILFSXPLNDLIGITAMLXKVLSDIVTETNKVYYPLCVLQHSFLLHMYGGGILFILAAMSFDRYAAICMPLRYSSIMTPRVVTCIISLVWGLDFVLIVSLFSLQTRLPRCKSVIMNVFCDNPSLLKLTCGNTTLNNIIGLFNTAVMHVSVSIQLFLCEDSDCMCVTRRSEEKTKAVNTCVAQLLILIIFEIVGTFTILSHRFKNVSADLQKIMGMLIFLVPPLLNPIVYGLYTSEIRNTLLQVMKKKNRLFT
- the LOC117457749 gene encoding LOW QUALITY PROTEIN: olfactory receptor 52N5-like (The sequence of the model RefSeq protein was modified relative to this genomic sequence to represent the inferred CDS: inserted 1 base in 1 codon; deleted 2 bases in 2 codons), with translation MESNKTSDIIEIQGFDISPGFIYPLFFXLLFVYLILLFSNIGVLVLIITEKSLHQPMYILFCNLSVNDLIGNTVLLPQLMAHIISTERFITYNQCVVQAFYSHTFGSASHMILIIMAIDRYVAICHPLRYSSIMTSKTLIALSASAWGVSLVLVSVLIGLTVRLSRCSSFIQNAYCDNASLFKLSCEDVSINNIYGLFFTVLLFGCSMGGIAVTYFRIAVICWVKKNKERESRALQTCASHLVLYLIMLWSGFLTIILHRFPNYPDLRKIAYILFHVVPANLNPIIYGMQTRSLREKIIQILQKKVTPT